One region of Microbacterium rhizosphaerae genomic DNA includes:
- a CDS encoding DivIVA domain-containing protein: MTSHDTTSAPLFPLERGRAKGYERRAVDAFLIRARAAFEAGEQGTVNAATIRAVSFPMVRRGYSVVAVDTALARIENAFASRQREQAIAEGGTAAWLDSTREQAQVILDRLSRPKKERFDRVGFGRWGYRIDEVDIVADRIAGYFTSGAPVSADQVRSVAFRMQRGGYSEVQVDAVLDAVVDVMLAVA, encoded by the coding sequence ATGACCTCTCACGACACGACATCCGCCCCGCTCTTCCCGCTCGAGAGGGGACGCGCGAAGGGGTATGAGCGTCGCGCGGTCGACGCCTTCCTCATCCGTGCGCGCGCCGCCTTCGAGGCCGGCGAGCAAGGCACGGTCAACGCTGCGACGATCCGGGCGGTGTCGTTCCCGATGGTCCGCCGCGGGTACTCGGTCGTGGCGGTGGACACGGCGCTGGCGCGCATCGAGAACGCCTTCGCGTCCCGGCAGCGGGAGCAGGCGATCGCGGAGGGCGGCACCGCCGCGTGGCTGGACTCGACGCGTGAGCAGGCTCAGGTGATCCTCGATCGCCTGAGCCGGCCCAAGAAGGAGCGGTTCGACCGCGTCGGGTTCGGACGGTGGGGCTACCGGATCGACGAGGTCGACATCGTCGCCGACAGGATCGCGGGGTACTTCACGTCCGGCGCGCCGGTGTCCGCCGATCAGGTGCGCTCGGTCGCCTTCCGCATGCAGCGCGGCGGATACAGCGAGGTGCAGGTGGATGCGGTCCTCGACGCCGTCGTCGACGTCATGCTCGCCGTCGCCTGA
- a CDS encoding phosphatidate cytidylyltransferase, whose protein sequence is MTDAPADRTPGEEGAHAPSHRKRDRSQRPDTGSTALPAVPPPPAVPPPPAVPPLPPLPPLPQPVAAGADETAPPSKDEAEPRDVDDAPPPPSGPDGVPAVRIPRNEFEQHMAQARAEFEVANERIKQRTGRDLILAILIGLGIGAVVLASLLFVSWLFALIALAACLLGAFEFARALQAAGRRIDVIPQLITGAGVIAAGFLFADWVHWVVVFAAIALIIVWRAIGQMAARDGRTYGDVLDDILIGVFAFLYVPFLGSLGVILLREQTGQWWVLAGIIVVVVADTAAYATGLTLGRHPMAPRISPKKTWEGFAGAAVGVLVAGVLLALFMLDIPVWAGLVFGAVILATATIGDLGESMIKRDLGIKDMSSWLPGHGGVLDRLDSILPSGVAVLALFYLLSPLVHA, encoded by the coding sequence CGGATCGACCGCCCTTCCCGCCGTGCCACCGCCTCCCGCCGTGCCACCACCTCCTGCCGTGCCACCCCTTCCGCCGCTGCCGCCGCTGCCGCAGCCGGTCGCCGCGGGAGCAGACGAGACCGCGCCGCCGTCGAAGGACGAGGCCGAGCCTCGCGACGTCGACGATGCCCCACCGCCTCCGTCGGGGCCGGACGGCGTGCCGGCGGTCCGCATCCCGCGCAACGAGTTCGAGCAGCACATGGCGCAGGCGCGCGCCGAGTTCGAGGTCGCCAACGAGCGCATCAAGCAGCGGACGGGCCGGGACCTGATCCTCGCCATCCTCATCGGACTCGGGATCGGTGCGGTCGTCCTCGCGTCGCTCCTGTTCGTCTCGTGGCTGTTCGCGCTCATCGCACTGGCGGCGTGCCTGCTCGGCGCCTTCGAGTTCGCACGTGCCCTGCAGGCCGCAGGGCGCCGGATCGATGTCATCCCGCAGCTGATCACGGGCGCGGGCGTGATCGCGGCGGGCTTCCTGTTCGCCGACTGGGTGCACTGGGTGGTGGTGTTCGCCGCGATCGCACTGATCATCGTGTGGCGCGCGATCGGGCAGATGGCGGCTCGCGACGGCCGGACGTACGGCGACGTGCTCGACGACATCCTGATCGGCGTCTTCGCGTTCCTCTATGTGCCCTTCCTCGGGAGCCTCGGGGTGATCCTGCTGCGCGAGCAGACCGGGCAGTGGTGGGTGCTCGCCGGCATCATCGTCGTCGTCGTCGCGGACACGGCCGCCTACGCGACCGGCCTGACCCTCGGCAGACACCCCATGGCCCCGCGAATCAGCCCCAAGAAGACATGGGAAGGCTTCGCCGGCGCAGCGGTCGGCGTGCTGGTGGCGGGCGTCCTCCTCGCGTTGTTCATGCTCGACATCCCCGTGTGGGCCGGACTCGTCTTCGGCGCCGTCATCCTCGCGACCGCCACGATCGGCGATCTCGGCGAGTCCATGATCAAGCGCGACCTCGGCATCAAAGACATGAGCTCGTGGCTGCCCGGCCACGGGGGAGTCCTCGACCGTCTCGACTCGATCCTTCCGTCCGGTGTCGCCGTTCTGGCGCTCTTCTACCTCCTCTCCCCGTTGGTGCACGCATGA